Proteins encoded by one window of Flagellimonas lutaonensis:
- a CDS encoding COX15/CtaA family protein has product MNKSQKKDNKAVITWLLIGCLLIFIMVVVGGITRLTHSGLSITNYRLISGTMPPMNEAEWQAAFELYKQYPEYQKLNQHFTLEDFKDIYFWEWLHRVIGRLIGLVFIIPFIYFLVRKKLSKPTIKKALVLLALGAFQGFLGWYMVKSGLIDRPDVSHYRLAAHLTTAFLTFAYTLWVALDLMFPQRKEIDKGLRNLIRAGLAVLIVQIIWGAFVAGLDAGFIHNHWPMMSEGKLMHETVYIEQTPLLKNFVEGRSGVQFIHRYLAYVVVGIIAFIGYRAYKKPLGPYQKSGVNALVVLVLVQFVLGVLTLIYSVPVWLGVVHQVFAFFLLAAMTFTLHRFTK; this is encoded by the coding sequence ATGAATAAAAGCCAAAAAAAAGACAACAAGGCTGTAATTACATGGTTATTGATAGGTTGCCTACTGATTTTTATAATGGTGGTCGTCGGGGGTATCACCCGCCTTACCCATTCTGGGCTTTCGATTACCAACTACCGTCTAATAAGTGGTACCATGCCCCCTATGAACGAAGCCGAATGGCAAGCGGCATTTGAACTTTACAAGCAGTATCCCGAATACCAAAAGCTCAACCAACACTTTACACTGGAGGATTTTAAGGACATTTATTTTTGGGAATGGCTGCACCGCGTCATTGGCAGGTTGATAGGTTTGGTGTTCATCATTCCCTTTATCTATTTTTTGGTTCGAAAAAAATTATCGAAACCTACTATAAAAAAGGCGCTGGTTTTATTGGCTTTGGGTGCTTTTCAAGGTTTTTTGGGCTGGTACATGGTCAAAAGTGGGCTCATTGACCGCCCAGATGTAAGCCATTATCGACTGGCAGCGCATCTTACCACCGCTTTCCTCACTTTTGCCTACACCTTATGGGTGGCACTGGATCTGATGTTTCCGCAGCGAAAAGAAATCGACAAGGGCCTTCGAAACCTTATCAGGGCAGGGTTGGCCGTGCTGATTGTGCAAATTATCTGGGGGGCATTTGTCGCTGGGCTGGATGCTGGGTTCATCCACAACCATTGGCCTATGATGAGCGAAGGAAAATTGATGCATGAAACAGTCTATATCGAACAAACCCCGCTGTTAAAAAATTTTGTCGAAGGGCGCAGCGGCGTGCAATTCATCCACCGTTATCTGGCCTATGTTGTTGTTGGTATCATAGCCTTTATCGGTTATAGGGCCTATAAAAAACCACTGGGCCCCTATCAAAAAAGTGGGGTCAATGCTTTGGTGGTTTTGGTTCTGGTACAGTTTGTACTCGGTGTGCTCACATTGATCTATTCCGTACCCGTGTGGTTGGGTGTGGTACATCAGGTCTTTGCCTTTTTTCTATTGGCCGCCATGACCTTTACCCTACACCGTTTTACCAAATAA
- a CDS encoding IS1096 element passenger TnpR family protein produces the protein MIYKIRIILDANEDVFRDIEIEQTSSLEDFHNAITQAFGFMGNEMASFYTCDDEWNQDEEIALFDMGESGGETRLMGETLLEEVLTEESPKLIYVYDYLSMWTFFVELADIVEKEDGQAYPNLLFSFGELPDSPPEKEFRSDASPEIDDTLDNYEDFDFDENWN, from the coding sequence ATGATCTACAAAATCAGAATCATATTGGATGCCAACGAAGATGTCTTTAGGGATATCGAAATCGAGCAGACCAGCAGTTTGGAAGATTTTCACAACGCCATAACCCAGGCCTTTGGGTTTATGGGCAACGAAATGGCCTCGTTTTACACCTGTGACGACGAATGGAACCAAGATGAGGAAATTGCCCTGTTTGACATGGGCGAGTCGGGCGGTGAAACCCGCCTGATGGGCGAGACCCTATTGGAAGAGGTCTTGACCGAAGAATCACCCAAGTTGATATATGTGTATGATTATCTCAGCATGTGGACCTTTTTTGTTGAATTGGCAGACATTGTTGAAAAAGAAGACGGCCAGGCCTACCCCAATTTGCTGTTCAGCTTTGGCGAACTGCCCGATTCGCCCCCCGAAAAAGAATTCAGGTCAGATGCATCCCCAGAAATCGATGACACCCTTGACAACTACGAGGACTTTGATTTTGATGAAAACTGGAACTAA
- a CDS encoding nucleoid-associated protein, which yields MFNLYSAQIESLSLHRVGNKTKNEGIFLSEEPHIVNDEIAGLLKEYFFRPFREKEENYYRFFHEADLEFHEIYSAVSELLIDPSKAHTLSKKVAQHLFDQSNHPHIKSGELYVVHFSNLLLDNEKVDGVGIFKSELKHDFLQFEEKGTNLEIRIEQGININKLDKGCLVFNSKKEEGYKVLSVDSNRYDAKYWLEDFLGLIPLEDENFYTKNYLKFCQNFAKDVVLPAEDKQQEVLFMNRAVNHFAKNDNFEETRFLNEVLDNPELIPEFKHYKVEKGPKFSIEDVSSFDIANKAVSDTRKKIKNVINLDTNIQIKMDFINPESAEKFVEKGWDEERQMYYYLVYFNKEQKS from the coding sequence ATGTTCAACCTCTATTCAGCCCAAATCGAGAGCCTTTCTCTGCACAGGGTGGGCAACAAGACCAAGAACGAAGGAATTTTTCTTTCAGAGGAACCACATATCGTAAATGACGAAATCGCCGGTTTGCTCAAAGAGTACTTCTTTAGGCCCTTTCGTGAAAAAGAAGAAAATTATTACCGCTTTTTTCACGAGGCAGACCTCGAGTTTCATGAAATCTATTCGGCAGTAAGTGAATTGCTCATAGACCCATCAAAGGCACATACACTATCAAAGAAAGTGGCCCAACATCTGTTCGACCAGTCGAACCACCCACACATTAAAAGTGGTGAGCTGTACGTGGTACACTTTTCCAATTTGTTATTGGACAATGAGAAAGTTGACGGGGTAGGCATCTTCAAAAGTGAATTAAAACACGACTTTCTCCAATTCGAAGAGAAAGGAACCAATCTTGAAATACGTATTGAACAGGGTATCAATATCAATAAACTGGACAAAGGGTGCCTAGTGTTCAACTCAAAAAAAGAAGAAGGTTACAAGGTACTTTCAGTCGATAGCAACCGTTACGATGCCAAATATTGGCTGGAAGATTTCTTGGGATTGATTCCCTTGGAAGATGAAAACTTCTATACCAAAAATTACCTGAAGTTTTGCCAGAATTTTGCCAAAGACGTGGTGTTGCCCGCCGAGGACAAACAACAGGAAGTCCTGTTCATGAACCGGGCGGTGAACCACTTTGCCAAAAATGACAATTTTGAGGAAACCCGTTTTTTGAACGAGGTGTTGGACAACCCCGAACTGATACCGGAATTCAAGCATTACAAGGTTGAAAAAGGACCCAAATTCAGTATCGAGGATGTTTCAAGTTTTGACATTGCCAACAAAGCGGTCTCAGACACGCGTAAAAAAATCAAGAATGTGATCAACCTCGACACCAACATCCAAATAAAAATGGATTTTATCAATCCTGAATCGGCTGAAAAATTTGTTGAAAAGGGTTGGGACGAAGAACGGCAGATGTACTATTATCTGGTCTATTTCAACAAAGAGCAGAAGAGCTGA